A genomic segment from Synchiropus splendidus isolate RoL2022-P1 chromosome 18, RoL_Sspl_1.0, whole genome shotgun sequence encodes:
- the erbb3b gene encoding receptor tyrosine-protein kinase erbB-3b isoform X3, with the protein MISARTHKCCHCITLHSLRHSHIYCSVTTRALCVGMSTRLGLRLQGGTQPRGRVLTSLCVRVSVVCPGTQNGLSSTGSQENQYNLLKERYEECQIVMGNLEITQLENNWDFSFLKSIREVTGYVLIAMNHFQRLPLDQLRVIRGSTLYEKRFALSVFFNYPKDGSSGLRQLQLSNLTEILQGGVQMINNRYLSYGPWVFWQDVVRDASATIEISLNGERGSCHKSCGEYCWGPNKGQCQSLTKTVCAPQCNGRCFGTSPRDCCHIECAAGCRGPLDVDCFACRHFNDSGACIPQCPQTLIYNKQSFQMETNPNAKYQYGSICVSQCPTHFVVDGSSCVSVCPPDKMEVERGGQRRCEACGGLCPKVCEGTGAEHRQTVDSSNIDSFVNCTKIQGSLHFLVTGILGDDFRNIPPLDARRLEVFRTVREISDILNIQSWPRELSDLSVFSSLTTIQGRSLDKRLSECVADGHVCDPLCSESGCWGPGPDQCLSCRNFSRGGTCVDSCHFLSRFPREFSEAGGECLPCHAECQPQEGGISCRGPGAHECVACANVKDGPNCLSSCPAGVSDGHRALIFKYAGREGRCQPCHPNCTQGCSGPAAGHCLQGLRMAISSGQITGIALGVPAGLIFCLVLFFLGVLYQRGLAIRRKRAMRRYLESGESFQPLGPREKGTRVHARILRPSELKKIKAIGSGVFGTVHKGFWTPERESMKIPVAIKTIQDGSGRQTFTELTEHMRSMASLDHPYIVRLLGICPGSSLQLVSPLHSLGSLLDHIRLNQSSLDPQRLLNWCVQIAKGMFYLEEHCMVHRNLAARNVLLKNDFQVQISDYGVADLLCPDDKKQVHPNTKTPLKWMALESIMFRRYGHQSDVWSYGVTVWEMMSFGAEPYGSVPPQDVPGLLEKGERLSQPHICTIDVYMVMVKCWMIDENVRPTFKELASDFTRMARDPPRYLVIKVEGEGVAGAEASHRRQSEPGLLDQDDEEEPPEDAPPLQHSPSWGLPRSRINSYKSGSSQSGPVGYLPMSPMSPADSLRQLWSQHSRRCSLREAQHREDALKSGGLHRTRLGSERAPCRVSAGRHRKFSTASGPCAYKVWTTGEQEEGNLDAYVLAGSPDVSQRVSQAANCGRRKRTKKLRAPEYEAMSRDTPQPVVSSGPWSSQTSPSQEEPLRPESEEDAEGGPEDSMCRPCPEDKAGRGRYEYMDIRRSDSSEGEEPLEEPYACQASAEELVTGPDASAAAAQYEEMTGAEQDQQKLPLAEGGACRCAGIGAYIKVRAGVGEAGVSFDNPDYWNSRSIAHTDAVRT; encoded by the exons ATGATctcagcacgcacacacaagtgcTGTCACTGCATCACCCTTCACTCACTGAGACACAGTCACATCTATTGCTCTGTCACAACAAGGGCTTTGTGTGTGGGGATGTCCACTCGGCTCGGCCTGAGGCTCCAGGGTGGCACCCAACCTCGAGGCCGAGTCCTCACAagcctgtgtgtgcgtgtgtcagtGGTTTGTCCAGGCACACAGAACGGGCTGAGCTCCACCGGCTCCCAGGAGAACCAGTACAACCTGCTGAAGGAGCGCTACGAGGAGTGCCAGATCGTCATGGGGAACCTGGAGATCACTCAGCTGGAGAACAACTGGGACTTCTCCTTCCTGAAG AGCATCCGCGAGGTGACAGGCTACGTCCTGATCGCGATGAACCACTTCCAGCGGCTTCCTCTGGACCAGCTGAGGGTCATCCGAGGAAGCACCCTGTACGAGAAGCGCTTTGCTCTCTCCGTCTTCTTCAACTATCCCAAGGACGGGTCCAGTGGTCTGCGGCAGCTGCAGCTCTCCAACCTGACCG AGATCCTGCAGGGCGGAGTGCAGATGATCAATAACAGGTACCTGAGCTACGGCCCCTGGGTCTTCTGGCAGGACGTCGTCCGGGACGCCAGCGCCACCATCGAGATCAGCCTGAACGGAGAGAGAG GCTCCTGTCACAAGTCCTGTGGAGAGTACTGCTGGGGCCCCAACAAGGGCCAGTGTCAGAGCC TGACCAAGACGGTCTGCGCGCCGCAGTGTAACGGCCGCTGCTTCGGGACCAGCCCCAGAGACTGCTGCCACATCGAGTGTGCGGCAGGATGCAGGGGCCCGTTGGACGTGGACTGTTTT GCCTGCCGTCACTTCAACGACTCGGGCGCCTGCATCCCTCAGTGTCCGCAGACGCTCATCTACAACAAGCAGAGCTTCCAGATGGAGACCAACCCCAACGCCAAGTACCAGTACGGCTCCATCTGTGTGTCCCAGTGTCCCA CTCACTTCGTGGTGGACGGCAGCTCCTGCGTCAGCGTGTGTCCTCCAGACAAGATGGAGGTGGAGCGAGGTGGTCAGCGGCGGTGCGAGGCCTGCGGTGGACTCTGCCCCAAAG TGTGCGAAGGAACCGGAGCGGAGCACCGGCAGACggtggactccagcaacatcgACAGCTTCGTCAACTGCACCAAGATCCAGGGCAGCCTGCACTTCCTGGTCACGGGGATCCTGGG AGATGACTTCAGAAACATCCCTCCTCTGGACGCCAGGAGGCTGGAAGTCTTCAGGACAGTCAGAGAGATCTCAG ACATCCTGAACATCCAGTCGTGGCCCAGGGAGCTGAGCGACCTGTCCGTGTTCTCCAGCCTCACCACCATCCAGGGACGCTCGTTGGACAA GCGGCTGTCGGAGTGCG TGGCGGACGGCCACGTCTGCGACCCGCTGTGCTCGGAGTCGGGCTGCTGGGGTCCTGGTCCGGATCAGTGTCTGTCCTGCAGGAACTTCAGTCGCGGAGGGACTTGCGTGGACAGCTGCCACTTCCTCTCCAG GTTTCCCAGGGAGTTTTCGGAGGCTGGAGGAGAGTGCCTTCCCTGTCACGCCGAGTGTCAGCCCCAGGAGGGCGGCATCAGCTGCCGTGGCCCG GGTGCGCACGAGTGTGTGGCCTGCGCCAACGTCAAGGACGGGCCCAACTGCCTGTCCTCGTGTCCGGCCGGCGTGAGCGACGGCCACAGGGCTTTGATCTTCAAGTATGCCGGCAGGGAGGGTCGGTGTCAGCCGTGCCACCCCAACTGCACGCAAGG GTGCTCGGGTCCAGCTGCGGGCCACTGTCTGCAGGGTCTCAGGATGGCCATCAGCAG CGGGCAGATCACCGGCATCGCTCTCGGCGTGCCAGCCGGCCTCATCTTCTGCCTGGTGCTGTTCTTCCTGGGCGTCTTGTACCAGCGCGGGCTCGCCATCCGCCGCAAGAGAGCCATGAGGAGATACCTGGAGAGCGGAGAG AGCTTCCAGCCTCTGGGTCCTCGAGAGAAAGGAACCAGGGTCCACGCCCGCATCCTGAGACCGTCGGAGCTGAAGAAGATCAAAGCCATCGGCTCGGGCGTCTTCGGAACCGTTCATAAG GGTTTCTGGACTCCAGAGCGCGAGAGCATGAAGATCCCCGTGGCCATCAAGACCATCCAGGACGGTTCAGGCCGGCAGACCTTCACAGAGCTCACTGAG CACATGCGCTCCATGGCCAGTCTGGACCACCCCTACATCGTCAGGCTGCTGGGCATCTGTCCAGGCTCCAGTCTGCAACTGGTGAGCCCTCTCCACTCTCTGGGCTCGCTGCTGGACCACATCAGGCTGAACCAGAGCAGCCTGGACCCCCAGCGCCTGCTCAACTGGTGCGTGCAGATTGCCAAG GGGATGTTCTACCTGGAGGAACACTGCATGGTGCACCGGAACCTGGCGGCGCGAAACGTCCTGCTGAAGAACGACTTCCAGGTCCAGATCTCAGACTACGGAGTGGCTGACCTTCTGTGCCCCGATGACAAAAAGCAGGTCCACCCCAACACCAAG ACGCCACTGAAGTGGATGGCGCTGGAGAGCATCATGTTCCGGAGATACGGCCACCAGAGTGACGTCTGGAGTTACG GCGTGACGGTGTGGGAGATGATGTCGTTTGGAGCGGAGCCTTACGGCTCAGTGCCGCCTCAGGACGTCCCCGGTCTGCTGGAGAAGGGCGAGCGACTCTCGCAGCCGCACATCTGCACCATCGACGTCTACATGGTCATGGTCAAGT GCTGGATGATCGACGAGAACGTCCGGCCCACGTTCAAAGAGCTGGCCAGCGACTTCACCCGCATGGCCCGGGACCCGCCCCGCTACCTGGTGATCAAG GTGGAAGGAGAAGGAGTCGCAGGCGCGGAAGCGTCTCACCGCCGACAGTCAGAGCCAGGACTTCTGGAccaggacgatgaagaggagccACCGGAGGACGCCCCCCCCCTCCAGCACTCGCCATCCTGGGGCCTACCTCGCTCACGGATCAACTCCTACAAG AGCGGCTCCTCTCAGTCCGGTCCTGTCGGGTACCTGCCCATGAGCCCCATGAGCCCTGCAGACAGCCTCcgccag CTGTGGTCTCAGCACTCACGCCGGTGCTCGCTCCGGGAAGCACAACACCGTGAAGACGCTTTGAAGTCCGGGGGTCTTCACAGAACCAGGCTCGGGTCTGAGCGGGCCCCGTGCCGAGTGTCTGCCGGCCGCCACAGGAAGTTCTCAACAGCTTCCGGTCCTTGTGCTTACAAGGTGTGGACGAcgggagagcaggaggaggggaaCCTGGACGCATACGTGCTGGCTGGGTCACCTGATGTCTCCCAGAGAG TCAGTCAAGCAGCAAACTGTGGACGGAGGAAACGCACAAAGAAGCTCCGTGCGCCCGAGTACGAGGCCATGAGCCGAGACACGCCACAGCCGGTTGTCTCCTCAGGACCGTGGAGCAGCCAGACCTCGCCATCTCAGGAGGAGCCGCTCCGCCCTGAGTCGGAGGAGGATGCAGAGGGTGGGCCTGAAGATTCCATGTGTCGGCCGTGCCCGGAGGACAAGGCAGGACGGGGCAGGTACGAGTACATGGACATCAGACGCTCCGACTCTTCTGAGGGGGAGGAGCCGCTGGAAGAGCCCTACGCCTGTCAAGCATCTGCTGAGGAGCTAGTGACCGGGCCGGACGCGTCTGCCGCCGCGGCTCAGTACGAGGAGATGACGGGAGCAGAGCAGGACCAACAGAAGCTGCCACTGGCAGAGGGCGGGGCCTGCAGGTGCGCGGGGATCGGGGCCTACATTAAGGTGCGCGCTGGTGTCGGGGAAGCAGGCGTTTCGTTCGACAACCCGGACTACTGGAACAGCAGGTCCATCGCCCACACAGACGCTGTGAGGACCTGA
- the erbb3b gene encoding receptor tyrosine-protein kinase erbB-3b isoform X4 produces MISARTHKCCHCITLHSLRHSHIYCSVTTRALCVGMSTRLGLRLQGGTQPRGRVLTSLCVRVSVVCPGTQNGLSSTGSQENQYNLLKERYEECQIVMGNLEITQLENNWDFSFLKSIREVTGYVLIAMNHFQRLPLDQLRVIRGSTLYEKRFALSVFFNYPKDGSSGLRQLQLSNLTEILQGGVQMINNRYLSYGPWVFWQDVVRDASATIEISLNGERGSCHKSCGEYCWGPNKGQCQSLTKTVCAPQCNGRCFGTSPRDCCHIECAAGCRGPLDVDCFACRHFNDSGACIPQCPQTLIYNKQSFQMETNPNAKYQYGSICVSQCPTHFVVDGSSCVSVCPPDKMEVERGGQRRCEACGGLCPKVCEGTGAEHRQTVDSSNIDSFVNCTKIQGSLHFLVTGILGDDFRNIPPLDARRLEVFRTVREISDILNIQSWPRELSDLSVFSSLTTIQGRSLDKFPREFSEAGGECLPCHAECQPQEGGISCRGPGAHECVACANVKDGPNCLSSCPAGVSDGHRALIFKYAGREGRCQPCHPNCTQGCSGPAAGHCLQGLRMAISSGQITGIALGVPAGLIFCLVLFFLGVLYQRGLAIRRKRAMRRYLESGESFQPLGPREKGTRVHARILRPSELKKIKAIGSGVFGTVHKGFWTPERESMKIPVAIKTIQDGSGRQTFTELTEHMRSMASLDHPYIVRLLGICPGSSLQLVSPLHSLGSLLDHIRLNQSSLDPQRLLNWCVQIAKGMFYLEEHCMVHRNLAARNVLLKNDFQVQISDYGVADLLCPDDKKQVHPNTKTPLKWMALESIMFRRYGHQSDVWSYGVTVWEMMSFGAEPYGSVPPQDVPGLLEKGERLSQPHICTIDVYMVMVKCWMIDENVRPTFKELASDFTRMARDPPRYLVIKVEGEGVAGAEASHRRQSEPGLLDQDDEEEPPEDAPPLQHSPSWGLPRSRINSYKSGSSQSGPVGYLPMSPMSPADSLRQLWSQHSRRCSLREAQHREDALKSGGLHRTRLGSERAPCRVSAGRHRKFSTASGPCAYKVWTTGEQEEGNLDAYVLAGSPDVSQRVSQAANCGRRKRTKKLRAPEYEAMSRDTPQPVVSSGPWSSQTSPSQEEPLRPESEEDAEGGPEDSMCRPCPEDKAGRGRYEYMDIRRSDSSEGEEPLEEPYACQASAEELVTGPDASAAAAQYEEMTGAEQDQQKLPLAEGGACRCAGIGAYIKVRAGVGEAGVSFDNPDYWNSRSIAHTDAVRT; encoded by the exons ATGATctcagcacgcacacacaagtgcTGTCACTGCATCACCCTTCACTCACTGAGACACAGTCACATCTATTGCTCTGTCACAACAAGGGCTTTGTGTGTGGGGATGTCCACTCGGCTCGGCCTGAGGCTCCAGGGTGGCACCCAACCTCGAGGCCGAGTCCTCACAagcctgtgtgtgcgtgtgtcagtGGTTTGTCCAGGCACACAGAACGGGCTGAGCTCCACCGGCTCCCAGGAGAACCAGTACAACCTGCTGAAGGAGCGCTACGAGGAGTGCCAGATCGTCATGGGGAACCTGGAGATCACTCAGCTGGAGAACAACTGGGACTTCTCCTTCCTGAAG AGCATCCGCGAGGTGACAGGCTACGTCCTGATCGCGATGAACCACTTCCAGCGGCTTCCTCTGGACCAGCTGAGGGTCATCCGAGGAAGCACCCTGTACGAGAAGCGCTTTGCTCTCTCCGTCTTCTTCAACTATCCCAAGGACGGGTCCAGTGGTCTGCGGCAGCTGCAGCTCTCCAACCTGACCG AGATCCTGCAGGGCGGAGTGCAGATGATCAATAACAGGTACCTGAGCTACGGCCCCTGGGTCTTCTGGCAGGACGTCGTCCGGGACGCCAGCGCCACCATCGAGATCAGCCTGAACGGAGAGAGAG GCTCCTGTCACAAGTCCTGTGGAGAGTACTGCTGGGGCCCCAACAAGGGCCAGTGTCAGAGCC TGACCAAGACGGTCTGCGCGCCGCAGTGTAACGGCCGCTGCTTCGGGACCAGCCCCAGAGACTGCTGCCACATCGAGTGTGCGGCAGGATGCAGGGGCCCGTTGGACGTGGACTGTTTT GCCTGCCGTCACTTCAACGACTCGGGCGCCTGCATCCCTCAGTGTCCGCAGACGCTCATCTACAACAAGCAGAGCTTCCAGATGGAGACCAACCCCAACGCCAAGTACCAGTACGGCTCCATCTGTGTGTCCCAGTGTCCCA CTCACTTCGTGGTGGACGGCAGCTCCTGCGTCAGCGTGTGTCCTCCAGACAAGATGGAGGTGGAGCGAGGTGGTCAGCGGCGGTGCGAGGCCTGCGGTGGACTCTGCCCCAAAG TGTGCGAAGGAACCGGAGCGGAGCACCGGCAGACggtggactccagcaacatcgACAGCTTCGTCAACTGCACCAAGATCCAGGGCAGCCTGCACTTCCTGGTCACGGGGATCCTGGG AGATGACTTCAGAAACATCCCTCCTCTGGACGCCAGGAGGCTGGAAGTCTTCAGGACAGTCAGAGAGATCTCAG ACATCCTGAACATCCAGTCGTGGCCCAGGGAGCTGAGCGACCTGTCCGTGTTCTCCAGCCTCACCACCATCCAGGGACGCTCGTTGGACAA GTTTCCCAGGGAGTTTTCGGAGGCTGGAGGAGAGTGCCTTCCCTGTCACGCCGAGTGTCAGCCCCAGGAGGGCGGCATCAGCTGCCGTGGCCCG GGTGCGCACGAGTGTGTGGCCTGCGCCAACGTCAAGGACGGGCCCAACTGCCTGTCCTCGTGTCCGGCCGGCGTGAGCGACGGCCACAGGGCTTTGATCTTCAAGTATGCCGGCAGGGAGGGTCGGTGTCAGCCGTGCCACCCCAACTGCACGCAAGG GTGCTCGGGTCCAGCTGCGGGCCACTGTCTGCAGGGTCTCAGGATGGCCATCAGCAG CGGGCAGATCACCGGCATCGCTCTCGGCGTGCCAGCCGGCCTCATCTTCTGCCTGGTGCTGTTCTTCCTGGGCGTCTTGTACCAGCGCGGGCTCGCCATCCGCCGCAAGAGAGCCATGAGGAGATACCTGGAGAGCGGAGAG AGCTTCCAGCCTCTGGGTCCTCGAGAGAAAGGAACCAGGGTCCACGCCCGCATCCTGAGACCGTCGGAGCTGAAGAAGATCAAAGCCATCGGCTCGGGCGTCTTCGGAACCGTTCATAAG GGTTTCTGGACTCCAGAGCGCGAGAGCATGAAGATCCCCGTGGCCATCAAGACCATCCAGGACGGTTCAGGCCGGCAGACCTTCACAGAGCTCACTGAG CACATGCGCTCCATGGCCAGTCTGGACCACCCCTACATCGTCAGGCTGCTGGGCATCTGTCCAGGCTCCAGTCTGCAACTGGTGAGCCCTCTCCACTCTCTGGGCTCGCTGCTGGACCACATCAGGCTGAACCAGAGCAGCCTGGACCCCCAGCGCCTGCTCAACTGGTGCGTGCAGATTGCCAAG GGGATGTTCTACCTGGAGGAACACTGCATGGTGCACCGGAACCTGGCGGCGCGAAACGTCCTGCTGAAGAACGACTTCCAGGTCCAGATCTCAGACTACGGAGTGGCTGACCTTCTGTGCCCCGATGACAAAAAGCAGGTCCACCCCAACACCAAG ACGCCACTGAAGTGGATGGCGCTGGAGAGCATCATGTTCCGGAGATACGGCCACCAGAGTGACGTCTGGAGTTACG GCGTGACGGTGTGGGAGATGATGTCGTTTGGAGCGGAGCCTTACGGCTCAGTGCCGCCTCAGGACGTCCCCGGTCTGCTGGAGAAGGGCGAGCGACTCTCGCAGCCGCACATCTGCACCATCGACGTCTACATGGTCATGGTCAAGT GCTGGATGATCGACGAGAACGTCCGGCCCACGTTCAAAGAGCTGGCCAGCGACTTCACCCGCATGGCCCGGGACCCGCCCCGCTACCTGGTGATCAAG GTGGAAGGAGAAGGAGTCGCAGGCGCGGAAGCGTCTCACCGCCGACAGTCAGAGCCAGGACTTCTGGAccaggacgatgaagaggagccACCGGAGGACGCCCCCCCCCTCCAGCACTCGCCATCCTGGGGCCTACCTCGCTCACGGATCAACTCCTACAAG AGCGGCTCCTCTCAGTCCGGTCCTGTCGGGTACCTGCCCATGAGCCCCATGAGCCCTGCAGACAGCCTCcgccag CTGTGGTCTCAGCACTCACGCCGGTGCTCGCTCCGGGAAGCACAACACCGTGAAGACGCTTTGAAGTCCGGGGGTCTTCACAGAACCAGGCTCGGGTCTGAGCGGGCCCCGTGCCGAGTGTCTGCCGGCCGCCACAGGAAGTTCTCAACAGCTTCCGGTCCTTGTGCTTACAAGGTGTGGACGAcgggagagcaggaggaggggaaCCTGGACGCATACGTGCTGGCTGGGTCACCTGATGTCTCCCAGAGAG TCAGTCAAGCAGCAAACTGTGGACGGAGGAAACGCACAAAGAAGCTCCGTGCGCCCGAGTACGAGGCCATGAGCCGAGACACGCCACAGCCGGTTGTCTCCTCAGGACCGTGGAGCAGCCAGACCTCGCCATCTCAGGAGGAGCCGCTCCGCCCTGAGTCGGAGGAGGATGCAGAGGGTGGGCCTGAAGATTCCATGTGTCGGCCGTGCCCGGAGGACAAGGCAGGACGGGGCAGGTACGAGTACATGGACATCAGACGCTCCGACTCTTCTGAGGGGGAGGAGCCGCTGGAAGAGCCCTACGCCTGTCAAGCATCTGCTGAGGAGCTAGTGACCGGGCCGGACGCGTCTGCCGCCGCGGCTCAGTACGAGGAGATGACGGGAGCAGAGCAGGACCAACAGAAGCTGCCACTGGCAGAGGGCGGGGCCTGCAGGTGCGCGGGGATCGGGGCCTACATTAAGGTGCGCGCTGGTGTCGGGGAAGCAGGCGTTTCGTTCGACAACCCGGACTACTGGAACAGCAGGTCCATCGCCCACACAGACGCTGTGAGGACCTGA